The Daphnia pulex isolate KAP4 chromosome 7, ASM2113471v1 genome includes the window AACTCATGtagcttaaaaaaatttataactgCCCGTGCCCATGTCAGTAGGAACATTCTGCCACTACTTTGTGGCATGCTAAAATAGGCAAGGCTACCTCCGATGCTAAAAAAACGACCATGAAATAAACCCAAAAACATGTATGATGGAATGAAAACCGGTGACAGTCATACACATTGACATACGAACAAACACAAACCGCTAAAACTCAAGCATGGGAAAACAAAGAGGGTTTCCAGAATTCTGGCTGCAGTCACGCGCGTGCGTTTCgtcgttttcaaaaaatgggtGTGTCCTTGAATATCGTCTTCCGCAGCTGGGCCAAAGTGACCTCGTCACAAAGCCACTGGCAGCCGGTTATCTCTTCGACGCTGTGGTGCTGCCCGACGTCGGACGTCAGCATGCCGTCGATCAAGTAGCGGGCCGGCTCGCTCACAGTCTTGCCGTGCGCGTTGGACGAACCGCTGACTATTGGACGTCCACAGTCCGAAACGGCGAGGACATTTGAGAgaacaaagaaatgaagaaaaaaaaaacgaaaacattaATTCTGGGCTGGACGCGGCCGGGCTGGTGACCAATCGTTATGGCCCcctaaacccccccccccaaaaaaaaaaaaaaaaaaaaaaaaacggcttaGAAAACTCTGTACGTACGCTCTGTGGAGGTCGACAGGCCGGTGTGATTGGCGCGGGCGCACGCGGGTTGCCGCCCAAACAGCATGTAGTGCAAGACGACTCCCAAGCTACAAACGTCCACCGCCGGCGTGTAGGGATCGGCGCCCTCGTCGTCCAGCTGGTGTCTCACTTCCGGGGCGATGAACAACTCGGTTTTGCAAAAGGTTGTTAGCGACGAGGGACACGACATGTGCTTCGGTAGCGCAAAGTCGGTTATCTGCgtctaaaaaagaacaaatcagAGCAGCGAACATCAAGCACGAGCACCAAAACCAAGACAGCCGTCGAGGATCAGCCAAACACATTGCAATTGGTTTATCCTTTTTCCGAAGGAAAGGGCAacacagacgaaaaaaaacggTTATGTAACACATGTGGCGAACTTACCTTTACTCCCGCAAAATCGCTAGAGTCCGTAAGCAACACGTTGGCGGGATTCAGGCCGCGGGGAGCAATTGGCGGTGAGCGGGCGTGACAATACTTAATGGCCGAAaccatttgaatgaaaaagtaCTTACTTACGACGGCGAACAATTTCTTCTGCAGGTCGCCGCCGCAGGCGAGCTCCATCACGAGAAACGTGTAATTTGTTGTCCTGTCCACCGAAGAGTCCAACATCTGCCAAACAGCACAACAGCGTCGAGGTTTAAAACATCGCTCACATTGCAATGCCACTTTCTAACAGTAGGATTTTATGCAGCGGCTCAAATTGTGCTTTCCCTCGCGTGtcaagaataataataaaaaaaaatttgactacAACGGTTGCCACTAACATCTGAAAACCACACTAGTCAACCTTAGCAATGCATGGGTGCTCCAGTTCCGTCAGCATGTCGATTTCGTTTTCAAGTGCTTTGTCCTAGCATGTGTTCACAGTCACCCCGAAATGAAGCGCCCTTCGGTTACTGCAACGGACAGTTTTCACGGCTACAATGGCGTTGTTTTGCTTTGCGATGGCACGACACACATCGCCGTAAGTCCTGTGACGTCATATTGTCAAAGACTAATAAATGAATTAGTTACAAGCGTACAAAGCAAAGGCATCAGTTACAACTACACTTACCCGCTAGCTAAAACACTCATGACGAGATACCTGTTGGTGAGTTCAAAGTGGTAGTCGAAATGACTTAGGTAGTTGTCGTAATACGTGAAACTAGCTTGGCTGTCGACGGAACACAAAGCAATCACGCTGCCGTGTTGCACGTGAAGCCTGCGATGGTATTCAACTCGCTTGCCGTCGACAAAAGTATCGTTCCCAGAGTTGTTTAGCAACACAGTTTGCTCAACTCCTAACGAACTCCAAAGTGTACAATGCTCTCGGCTGATTCGTCGAATAAGAGACTGCCCCACAAGTGTGGGGGGAATTATCACCGTGCACGAAAGAGCCCGCCCAACTGTGGCTACGTTTCCCATCTCCACGGACCTGGATTGCATGGATGGGGAAGGAAATGTAAGTAACAGACAAACGTGCACCGATAACGTAGCCTTTAAAGGCAAAACACAGACCACAGGAGAATTGCGATTTTCCATTGAGGATCGTTCCACACTACCCAAACCCAAGGCGTGCTGCTGCCGCCCGTGGAATGCGCCGAGGAAGAAGGATTGCTCACCGTCGACGAGGACATGACCACGTGCCAGGGTACAGCCAAAGGAATGAacgaagaggaaaaagagttGCGAAAAAAACTGTGGTCGAAGGTGTTTCACTACCCTGCCTGTTGCGGGGGTTGGTTGCTCTGCACGGCTGTAGCACAAGTAGTGACGCCCGTGACTCGGAAGCGTGCGATGCGGTATGGGTGACTTCTGACGAATGAGAAACCGAGGCGTGCGCCTATGTTATTTATGCATGGCGCCTCGTTACTATTGCGTTATCAAAGTAGGCGCGGTGGTCGGATATGTTGAAAGGTTCATCCCATGCTCCATTTCTGGTCGATACTGGTAATCTCAATGTCTAGTAATTGTATGTTGTTTTCTTAGTACTCTGAGCAGTACGTGATGGGTCATGCTTGACATGCTTAAAGTAAAGTGGTGAGTTTCTTACGGAAACACTGCACCATTTTGTGGGTGGGTTTTCATGGGTGGGCGGCTCTATTTAAgcagagaagaaaagattatCACTGCATTTATATGCTCAACAGTAGACCAAGTTGGGTCGTAGCAGAGGCTGCAGATTCCACTTGGTTGATTAAGTGGCAATGCAGTTGGGATAATAAAGAATCACTCTGAGTATAACATTGGCTATCATGCTTGTACGTCGAAATGGGGAAGTAACTCTTAAAACTTCAGTCTTTGCTCAAAAACCATTGTCTGTAGGAATCTATGGATAAACGCCCCCTCCCGCTCAAAGATGTAGGAAGACCAAAATAAATGATCGAATTACCACACAAGTGCTTTGACCTGAATTTGTCACCgttggcaaattttttttgttaaggaCTCTCACTTGATGTTCGACGTAATCGAGTTTGGCCTTTTTTAAGTGGTTGTGTGTTGATAAAGACACTATCAGCCAAGCTCCAGGTGTTAAACTTAAACAATAATTTCCGCGAAATGACATGTGTTCCGCTGTCATCGCTAAAGTAACGCTACCAAATGAATGATTTGGGCTTCAGTAAATTATAGCATTTCGAATAACTGCTTCGAACAAGTAGTGTGCCTCACgcgttttttttgtcaatttgttGTACGTTGGCAGCGTTGAGTAGATATTACGCCGTTACCCacaaattccccccccccttcgatacataaaaaaaaatggaaaaaaccaCAAGCAATGGCCCGTTTTCGTCTTGTTAACTGTAATCGAACAAACAGGTTGTCCAaacatttcaacaacaactccCAAACTacttgaaagagaagaagctaCTGTCTGTCGCCTTCAATTTAGAGGCGAGCATAGAGCAAATGGTCACAGGCTATGTATAACTATGGAGAAAAGGTGGCAATTGGTTGCGTTGCGTAATTCATCGTGTAAGAACCGTGGTGTGGTGCTCTTTAGACGACATGGGCGAGGGTGTCTACACGGACCAATCATCCATGGGATCCATAAAAAATCCAACGAATCTTCCGAGTCGCTGCCTGACATTGATGGGTAACGAAAAGCACCTAATAATATTCagtaagaaataaaacgcTGGTTTAGTTCTCTTGCCCAGAACCAAA containing:
- the LOC124198375 gene encoding ovarian-specific serine/threonine-protein kinase Lok-like encodes the protein MELACGGDLQKKLFAVVSKYFFIQMVSAIKYCHARSPPIAPRGLNPANVLLTDSSDFAGVKTQITDFALPKHMSCPSSLTTFCKTELFIAPEVRHQLDDEGADPYTPAVDVCSLGVVLHYMLFGRQPACARANHTGLSTSTELSGSSNAHGKTVSEPARYLIDGMLTSDVGQHHSVEEITGCQWLCDEVTLAQLRKTIFKDTPIF